One genomic window of Candidatus Thermokryptus mobilis includes the following:
- a CDS encoding SusD/RagB family nutrient-binding outer membrane lipoprotein, translating to MKKIISLMVVALAMILFIAGCSKITEDYVKGYDTDPLSPTTAPSPKIFVGAQAAFIEFYEGFPSKLAAVWAQQATGADRQFASFDIYNITANDFSNDWFLAYTRVLTNLKITQAKAKDEGFMNLYGAARVLEGIHMGNVAALWGDVPYSEAAQPEKTLTPKYDNQIDVYNAAIAALDEGIQVLQQNTADLPQDIYSTGGKVAKWIKAAYSAKARYLMHLARKDNYPTTILDQVIQAGLNGITSTTRTGTAPAAGYGADDFVFTHGTVQGGNMNLWYSFIVVDRSGYLRALKCFATKMLGSRGASEAGRFNYYFTADSNDLNTTRAYATNAYFPVIRASETLLLIAEAYARKGDLANAVNYLNQARTYVNNIFGTTLSTNLTPADFGNDQTQVLQAILNEMYLALMHQVEVFNFLRRIDYRVNYVDGDGNIVWLTPKRGTQFPQRLFYPQSEVSTNPNTPKQTSDDLYSKTRVNGGTK from the coding sequence ATGAAGAAAATAATAAGTTTAATGGTTGTCGCATTGGCAATGATCTTATTTATAGCTGGTTGCTCAAAGATAACGGAGGATTATGTCAAAGGTTATGATACAGATCCGCTTTCGCCTACGACAGCACCGTCACCGAAAATATTTGTAGGGGCTCAGGCAGCATTTATTGAATTTTATGAAGGATTCCCGAGCAAGCTTGCGGCTGTTTGGGCTCAACAGGCAACAGGTGCAGATAGGCAGTTTGCATCTTTTGATATTTATAATATAACGGCTAATGATTTTTCAAATGATTGGTTTCTGGCATATACCCGTGTTTTGACGAATCTGAAAATAACGCAGGCAAAGGCGAAAGATGAGGGATTTATGAATTTGTATGGTGCAGCTAGAGTTCTTGAGGGAATACACATGGGAAATGTTGCTGCTCTTTGGGGTGATGTTCCATATTCGGAGGCAGCTCAGCCGGAGAAAACATTGACGCCTAAATATGACAATCAAATTGATGTTTATAATGCTGCTATAGCTGCGCTTGACGAGGGCATTCAAGTTTTACAACAAAACACGGCTGACCTTCCACAAGATATTTACTCAACCGGTGGAAAGGTAGCAAAGTGGATAAAGGCAGCGTATTCAGCAAAGGCGAGATATCTGATGCATTTGGCAAGAAAGGATAATTATCCGACAACAATTCTTGACCAGGTCATACAAGCTGGGCTTAATGGGATAACATCAACAACGAGGACTGGAACTGCGCCCGCAGCAGGTTACGGTGCTGATGACTTCGTTTTTACGCATGGAACAGTGCAAGGAGGTAATATGAATCTTTGGTATTCATTCATCGTTGTTGATAGGTCGGGTTATCTTAGGGCTTTGAAATGTTTTGCGACCAAGATGCTTGGTTCAAGAGGGGCTAGCGAAGCTGGGCGATTTAATTATTATTTTACAGCTGATAGCAATGACTTGAATACCACGCGTGCCTATGCAACGAATGCTTATTTCCCGGTTATAAGGGCATCTGAGACATTACTTTTGATCGCAGAGGCATACGCTAGAAAGGGAGATTTGGCAAATGCAGTGAATTATTTAAATCAAGCAAGGACATATGTTAATAACATTTTTGGGACTACATTGAGCACAAATCTTACCCCGGCAGATTTTGGAAATGATCAAACACAAGTTCTACAGGCGATTCTAAACGAGATGTATCTTGCGTTGATGCATCAAGTTGAGGTGTTTAACTTTTTGCGCAGGATTGATTATAGGGTAAATTATGTTGATGGGGATGGAAATATAGTTTGGCTTACTCCAAAGCGTGGGACTCAGTTCCCGCAACGCTTGTTCTATCCGCAAAGTGAGGTTTCAACGAATCCGAATACACCTAAGCAGACATCCGATGACCTTTATTCAAAGACGAGAGTCAATGGTGGAACGAAATAA
- a CDS encoding SusC/RagA family TonB-linked outer membrane protein — MKKLLIVLVLMFLMVATTFAQLGAIRGRITDAQTGEPLPGANIFLLNTVYGAASDVQGYYLIRNVVPGSYTLVAKYVGYQEFRQSVRVTPGDTVTVNIRLAPGLITVSPIVVTAIGTEEERAKLGTSVSSVTGEQILRSGYTNVISSIAVKAPGVFTIETVGDPGASTRIVLRGPRSLQTANQPLIVVDGVPIWNSTFGASVGNVSTISRNVDINPEDIESIEVMKGPAAAAIWGARAANGVIVIKTKSGTFSAQRKVRLSLKSRIHRSELLRPFPLQREFGQGIYGNFVFNYPLSWGDRIADRPGGPDSLERPDYPYSRILVKRSKDTYDHATELFRKPITQNYSIEISGGDEWGTFYLNAERLIEQGIILANSDFKRTSIRGNVSRRFAENITARINAAYVKTSTNRIQQGSNISGLLLGAYRTPPDFNNQPYLVNYKSPTGAITPNSHRSYRNAEGDPARGVGYNNPFFTIYKNNTLFFTDRVFGSAEISYDPFKWLNLTYRIGADYYTDRRNQLWPYQDASVPTGRVTRQVISQYQLNTDFMIRFKRQFGTILNSSLLLGFHLDHEQTDNTFVQGTRFILTDAPPYILNTLDYLPDEGRAIVRTGAFYGELGLDVFDQLYIRLSGRNESASTYGTEAGMTYFFPSGSVAWEFTKLPVFSRQPILSFGKVRAAVGLAGVRPPAYVTKTYYVNASFGNGWGPVTNAVYYGGGSVQSSQLGNPKLKPEMTQETEFGFDLKFFNDRLSLSYTSYFNKTWDAILNVAIPPSSGFSSRWANTAKIENKGTEIQVTAEWLRFAGLSWTTIVNWSRNKNTVVELAPGIESVGLAGFVDPSSRAVTGYQLGVIYGSRWERWEKDTTVTIGDKQYSFKKGDIRLDNNGFPVPSPTYGVLGDPNPDWRAGIINTLRYGRVTLNVVVDISKGGKIWNGTKGALYYFGTHGDQNWWTTLTPEQANTLKNYLGLTPNDMISRFPTRKTYVRNPDGSVSFRGYVADFGGGPVIVDEYYFWSGPGSGFTGPAEQFIEDGGYVKLREVSLTVNIPLRRFGLESIDLGLILRNFKIWTKYTGIDPETNLTGPTNGQGLDYFNNPPMKSVIFTISINY; from the coding sequence ACCCCCGGGGATACAGTGACTGTAAATATCCGCCTTGCGCCAGGGCTTATAACGGTAAGCCCGATAGTTGTAACAGCTATCGGAACTGAGGAAGAGAGGGCAAAGCTTGGGACATCGGTTTCAAGTGTGACAGGAGAACAGATTTTGAGAAGTGGTTATACAAATGTGATTTCTTCAATTGCTGTCAAAGCGCCTGGTGTTTTCACGATTGAGACGGTTGGCGATCCGGGTGCCTCAACGAGAATAGTTCTTCGTGGTCCGAGGTCGCTTCAGACGGCAAATCAACCGTTAATAGTTGTTGATGGTGTCCCGATATGGAATTCAACATTTGGTGCGAGCGTTGGGAATGTCTCAACCATTTCAAGAAATGTTGATATAAACCCGGAGGATATTGAGTCAATTGAGGTTATGAAGGGTCCTGCAGCAGCTGCTATTTGGGGTGCAAGAGCTGCAAACGGTGTCATAGTTATCAAAACGAAGTCAGGGACATTTTCAGCCCAAAGGAAGGTGAGGTTATCGCTTAAGTCAAGGATTCACCGTTCTGAGCTTTTGAGACCTTTCCCATTGCAAAGGGAATTCGGACAAGGTATATATGGTAATTTTGTGTTTAATTATCCTTTGAGCTGGGGTGATAGGATAGCTGATAGACCTGGCGGTCCTGATTCATTAGAAAGACCTGATTATCCATATTCAAGAATTCTTGTGAAAAGGTCAAAGGATACATATGACCATGCGACAGAGCTTTTCCGCAAGCCGATAACTCAGAATTATTCAATTGAGATAAGCGGTGGTGATGAGTGGGGGACATTTTATCTAAATGCTGAAAGGTTAATCGAACAGGGCATTATACTTGCTAACAGTGATTTCAAGAGGACATCAATTCGCGGTAATGTTTCAAGGAGGTTTGCGGAGAATATAACAGCAAGGATAAACGCTGCATATGTTAAGACATCAACTAATAGAATTCAGCAGGGTTCAAACATAAGTGGTCTTTTGCTTGGCGCTTATAGAACTCCACCTGATTTCAACAATCAGCCGTATCTTGTAAACTATAAATCACCAACGGGTGCTATAACTCCTAACTCGCATAGGTCATATAGAAACGCTGAGGGTGATCCAGCTCGTGGTGTCGGTTATAATAATCCATTTTTTACAATTTACAAAAATAACACGCTGTTCTTTACAGATAGAGTTTTTGGTAGCGCTGAGATCAGCTACGACCCATTCAAATGGTTAAATCTCACATATAGGATTGGGGCTGACTATTATACTGACAGGAGAAATCAGCTCTGGCCGTATCAAGATGCTAGTGTTCCAACGGGTAGGGTGACAAGGCAAGTGATTTCGCAGTATCAGCTTAACACTGATTTTATGATCAGATTCAAGCGTCAATTTGGGACGATTCTCAATTCTTCTTTATTGCTTGGTTTCCACCTTGACCATGAGCAAACGGATAATACATTTGTTCAGGGGACAAGATTTATTTTGACAGATGCTCCACCATACATTCTTAACACGCTTGATTATTTGCCTGATGAAGGTAGAGCGATTGTTAGAACTGGTGCATTTTACGGAGAGCTTGGGCTTGATGTTTTTGATCAGTTATATATTCGTTTGAGTGGAAGGAATGAGAGTGCATCAACTTATGGGACTGAAGCTGGAATGACATATTTCTTCCCATCCGGAAGCGTTGCGTGGGAATTTACAAAGTTGCCCGTTTTTTCAAGGCAACCGATTCTCTCGTTTGGAAAGGTTCGTGCTGCAGTTGGGCTTGCTGGTGTTAGACCGCCAGCATATGTGACGAAAACATATTATGTGAATGCAAGCTTCGGAAATGGCTGGGGTCCAGTTACAAATGCAGTATACTACGGTGGTGGGTCAGTTCAGTCCTCACAGCTGGGGAATCCGAAATTGAAACCTGAAATGACGCAGGAAACAGAGTTCGGATTTGATTTGAAGTTCTTCAATGACAGGTTAAGCTTAAGTTATACGAGTTACTTTAATAAGACATGGGATGCAATCTTAAATGTTGCTATCCCGCCATCAAGTGGTTTCTCATCAAGGTGGGCTAATACTGCAAAGATAGAGAACAAGGGGACCGAGATTCAAGTTACAGCTGAATGGTTAAGGTTTGCTGGTCTTTCCTGGACGACAATTGTTAACTGGTCACGGAACAAAAACACAGTCGTTGAACTTGCTCCCGGGATTGAGTCCGTTGGTCTTGCTGGTTTTGTTGATCCGAGCTCAAGAGCTGTTACTGGATATCAGCTCGGCGTGATCTATGGATCAAGGTGGGAAAGATGGGAGAAGGATACAACTGTTACTATAGGTGACAAGCAATATAGCTTTAAGAAAGGGGATATAAGACTTGACAATAATGGCTTCCCGGTGCCATCACCAACTTATGGTGTCCTTGGAGATCCTAACCCTGATTGGAGGGCTGGTATAATCAACACTTTGAGATATGGAAGAGTAACTCTCAATGTTGTAGTTGACATCTCCAAGGGTGGAAAAATTTGGAACGGGACAAAGGGAGCTTTGTATTATTTCGGAACCCATGGAGACCAGAACTGGTGGACAACTCTGACACCTGAACAGGCGAATACCTTGAAGAATTACCTTGGTCTAACTCCAAACGACATGATATCACGTTTCCCAACAAGGAAAACTTATGTAAGGAATCCTGATGGCTCAGTTTCGTTCCGTGGTTATGTTGCAGATTTTGGTGGTGGACCGGTAATTGTTGATGAGTATTATTTCTGGTCCGGTCCTGGTTCAGGATTTACTGGACCGGCTGAGCAATTTATAGAGGATGGCGGATATGTCAAATTAAGAGAGGTTTCGCTCACGGTTAACATTCCGTTGAGGAGATTTGGGCTTGAGAGCATTGATCTTGGGCTCATCTTAAGGAACTTTAAGATATGGACGAAGTATACTGGGATTGATCCAGAGACGAACCTTACTGGACCGACGAATGGTCAAGGGCTTGACTACTTCAATAATCCGCCTATGAAGAGCGTTATCTTCACAATTAGCATCAATTATTAA